One Corvus moneduloides isolate bCorMon1 chromosome Z, bCorMon1.pri, whole genome shotgun sequence genomic window carries:
- the FAM240A gene encoding protein FAM240A has product MNSQYLRHEVRGCETSDLRNFWEKTIEQQTQYLQYEKERQRRSALTKLRNEWMERLEKRIKMLRTQPEDPSS; this is encoded by the exons ATGAATAGCCAATATTTGCGTCATGAAGTGCGGGGTTGTGAAACCAGTGACCTGAGGAACTTCTGGGAAAAGACCATTGAACAACAGACTCAGTATCTGCAATATGAAAAAGAACGTCAGCGAAGAAGCGCTCTGACAAA GCTCAGAAATGAATGGATGGAGAGGCTGGAAAAACGGATAAAGATGTTGAGGACCCAACCTGAAGACCCATCCAGCTGA